One Engystomops pustulosus chromosome 7, aEngPut4.maternal, whole genome shotgun sequence DNA window includes the following coding sequences:
- the SLC35C1 gene encoding GDP-fucose transporter 1 isoform X1: MRAGQRYSPLREERGGAPVWRDWSLKRSSILRMALSGDGEPEKEVREPFLVKAMKIALVVALYWFISITMVFLNKYLLDSPSLKLDAPLFVTFYQCLVTVFLCRVINLVSQMFYGETDLPSIRFDPKVMRSVLPLSLVFIGMITFNNLCLKYLGVAFYTVGRCLSTVFNVLLSYILLKQTTSLYALLSCGVILGGFWLGIDQEGAQGTLSWAGIFFGVLASLCVSLNAIYTKKVLPAVDGSIWRLTFYNNVNACILFIPLLIIFGELNTLRLFDKLHSLYFWGMMTLGGIFGFAIGYVTGLQIKFTSPLTHNISGTAKACAQTVIAVSYYQQTKSFLWWTSNVMVLGGSFCYTWVKGLEMKKTQDQNVQTNSSEEKSSAGV; encoded by the exons ATGAGAGCCGGGCAGCGCTACAGCCCACTGCGGGAGGAGCGTGGCGGCGCCCCCGTGTGGCGGGACTG GTCTCTGAAGCGCTCCAGCATCCTGAGGATGGCGCTGTCTGGAGATGGGGAGCCGGAGAAGGAGGTCAGGGAGCCCTTCCTGGTGAAGGCTATGAAGATAGCCTTGGTGGTGGCGCTCTACTGGTTCATCTCTATCACCATGGTCTTCCTGAACAAGTACCTGCTGGACAGCCCGTCCCTGAAGCTGGACGCCCCGCTCTTCGTCACCTTCTACCAGTGCCTGGTCACAGTCTTCCTCTGCAGAGTCATCAACCTGGTGTCCCAGATGTTCTACGGAGAGACGGACCTCCCATCCATCCGCTTTGACCCTAAGGTTATGCGGAGCGTCCTGCCCCTATCCCTGGTCTTCATCGGGATGATCACCTTCAACAACCTGTGCCTCAAGTACCTGGGGGTAGCCTTCTACACGGTGGGCAGGTGCCTTAGTACCGTCTTCAATGTTCTCCTGTCCTACATCCTGCTGAAGCAGACCACCTCCCTGTACGCCCTGCTGTCCTGCGGGGTCATCTTAG GTGGCTTCTGGTTGGGCATAGACCAGGAGGGTGCACAGGGCACCTTGTCTTGGGCTGGCATATTCTTTGGCGTCCTGGCCAGTCTCTGCGTGTCGCTCAACGCCATTTACACCAAGAAGGTCCTGCCCGCGGTGGACGGCAGCATCTGGCGCCTGACGTTCTACAATAATGTGAACGCCTGCATCCTCTTCATCCCCCTACTCATCATATTCGGGGAGCTGAACACCCTACGTCTGTTTGACAAGCTGCACTCCTTGTACTTCTGGGGTATGATGACCCTGGGGGGGATTTTTGGCTTTGCCATTGGATACGTGACCGGGCTGCAGATTAAGTTCACTAGTCCCCTCACCCATAACATCTCTGGCACTGCCAAGGCTTGTGCCCAGACTGTAATCGCCGTGTCTTACTACCAACAGACCAAGAGCTTCTTGTGGTGGACGAGCAACGTGATGGTGCTGGGGGGGTCCTTCTGTTACACGTGGGTGAAGGGTCTGGAGATGAAGAAGACTCAAGATCAGAATGTGCAAACCAACAGCAGCGAGGAGAAAAGTTCTGCTGGGGTATAA
- the SLC35C1 gene encoding GDP-fucose transporter 1 isoform X2: MALSGDGEPEKEVREPFLVKAMKIALVVALYWFISITMVFLNKYLLDSPSLKLDAPLFVTFYQCLVTVFLCRVINLVSQMFYGETDLPSIRFDPKVMRSVLPLSLVFIGMITFNNLCLKYLGVAFYTVGRCLSTVFNVLLSYILLKQTTSLYALLSCGVILGGFWLGIDQEGAQGTLSWAGIFFGVLASLCVSLNAIYTKKVLPAVDGSIWRLTFYNNVNACILFIPLLIIFGELNTLRLFDKLHSLYFWGMMTLGGIFGFAIGYVTGLQIKFTSPLTHNISGTAKACAQTVIAVSYYQQTKSFLWWTSNVMVLGGSFCYTWVKGLEMKKTQDQNVQTNSSEEKSSAGV, from the exons ATGGCGCTGTCTGGAGATGGGGAGCCGGAGAAGGAGGTCAGGGAGCCCTTCCTGGTGAAGGCTATGAAGATAGCCTTGGTGGTGGCGCTCTACTGGTTCATCTCTATCACCATGGTCTTCCTGAACAAGTACCTGCTGGACAGCCCGTCCCTGAAGCTGGACGCCCCGCTCTTCGTCACCTTCTACCAGTGCCTGGTCACAGTCTTCCTCTGCAGAGTCATCAACCTGGTGTCCCAGATGTTCTACGGAGAGACGGACCTCCCATCCATCCGCTTTGACCCTAAGGTTATGCGGAGCGTCCTGCCCCTATCCCTGGTCTTCATCGGGATGATCACCTTCAACAACCTGTGCCTCAAGTACCTGGGGGTAGCCTTCTACACGGTGGGCAGGTGCCTTAGTACCGTCTTCAATGTTCTCCTGTCCTACATCCTGCTGAAGCAGACCACCTCCCTGTACGCCCTGCTGTCCTGCGGGGTCATCTTAG GTGGCTTCTGGTTGGGCATAGACCAGGAGGGTGCACAGGGCACCTTGTCTTGGGCTGGCATATTCTTTGGCGTCCTGGCCAGTCTCTGCGTGTCGCTCAACGCCATTTACACCAAGAAGGTCCTGCCCGCGGTGGACGGCAGCATCTGGCGCCTGACGTTCTACAATAATGTGAACGCCTGCATCCTCTTCATCCCCCTACTCATCATATTCGGGGAGCTGAACACCCTACGTCTGTTTGACAAGCTGCACTCCTTGTACTTCTGGGGTATGATGACCCTGGGGGGGATTTTTGGCTTTGCCATTGGATACGTGACCGGGCTGCAGATTAAGTTCACTAGTCCCCTCACCCATAACATCTCTGGCACTGCCAAGGCTTGTGCCCAGACTGTAATCGCCGTGTCTTACTACCAACAGACCAAGAGCTTCTTGTGGTGGACGAGCAACGTGATGGTGCTGGGGGGGTCCTTCTGTTACACGTGGGTGAAGGGTCTGGAGATGAAGAAGACTCAAGATCAGAATGTGCAAACCAACAGCAGCGAGGAGAAAAGTTCTGCTGGGGTATAA